Proteins from one Mesorhizobium sp. M9A.F.Ca.ET.002.03.1.2 genomic window:
- a CDS encoding polyamine ABC transporter substrate-binding protein produces MTRKAFWFSATSAFLTLFTLGAHAQDRVVNVYNWSDYIDSSIIDDFTKETGIKVTYDTFDSNELLETKLLAGGSGYDVVVPTANFLARQIQAGVFQKLDKSKLPNISNMWDIIAERTAKYDPGNEYSINYMWGTVGLGYNTKKVQEALGTEEIDSWDVFFNPEKLAKLKDCGVYVLDSPSDILPTAFKYLGIDPETTSMDDFAKAEELMLKIRPYIRKFHSSEYINALANGDICLAVGWSGDVFQARDRATEANRGVEIGYSVPKEGAEMWFDQMAIPADAPHVAEAHEFLNYMMKPEVIAKSSNYVFYANGNKASQQFIDKEILEDPAIYPDEATLAKLFTIAPYDSKTQRVVTRTWTKIVTGQ; encoded by the coding sequence ATGACCCGCAAAGCGTTCTGGTTTTCGGCGACCTCGGCATTTCTGACGCTTTTCACCCTCGGGGCTCATGCCCAGGACCGCGTCGTCAATGTCTATAACTGGTCGGATTACATCGACAGCTCGATCATCGACGACTTCACCAAGGAAACCGGCATCAAGGTGACCTACGACACCTTCGATTCCAACGAGCTCCTGGAGACGAAATTGCTTGCCGGTGGCAGCGGCTACGATGTTGTCGTGCCAACCGCCAATTTCCTCGCACGCCAGATCCAGGCGGGCGTGTTCCAGAAGCTCGACAAGTCGAAGCTGCCCAACATTTCCAACATGTGGGACATCATTGCAGAGCGCACGGCCAAGTACGATCCCGGCAACGAATATTCGATCAACTACATGTGGGGCACGGTCGGCCTCGGCTATAACACCAAGAAAGTACAGGAAGCGCTCGGCACCGAGGAGATCGACAGCTGGGACGTTTTCTTCAACCCGGAAAAGCTGGCCAAGCTGAAGGATTGCGGCGTCTATGTCCTCGATTCCCCGAGCGACATACTTCCGACCGCCTTCAAATATCTGGGCATCGACCCCGAGACCACGTCGATGGACGATTTCGCCAAGGCGGAAGAACTGATGCTGAAGATCAGGCCTTACATCCGCAAGTTCCACTCGTCGGAATACATCAACGCTCTGGCCAATGGCGACATCTGCCTGGCCGTCGGCTGGTCGGGTGACGTCTTCCAGGCGCGCGACCGCGCGACGGAGGCTAACCGTGGCGTCGAGATCGGTTATTCCGTGCCGAAGGAAGGTGCCGAGATGTGGTTCGATCAGATGGCGATCCCGGCCGACGCGCCGCATGTCGCGGAGGCGCATGAATTCCTGAACTACATGATGAAGCCGGAAGTGATCGCCAAATCGAGCAACTATGTCTTCTACGCCAACGGCAACAAGGCGTCGCAGCAGTTCATCGACAAGGAGATACTCGAGGATCCGGCGATCTACCCGGATGAAGCGACGCTGGCGAAACTGTTCACCATCGCCCCCTACGATTCCAAGACCCAGCGCGTCGTCACCCGCACCTGGACCAAGATCGTCACCGGGCAGTAA
- a CDS encoding DMT family transporter: MTDTASSPIAVSPAVSPRDERVGFLLIFLSALMWSFGGTIARFIDAGDSWTVVFWRSVWAAAFLICFMIWRDGWHGTVRLFRGMGLPGLAVAFCFATASTCFVVALAYTTVANILLMQAGVPLLAALFAWVLFRERVAAATWVAIAAVIAGVAIMVSESLDGAVSPVGDGLALLIAVMFSIATVITRRFAHVRMTPATCLGTMLAAAFAASQASQFGVSSSDMGFLFAFGVVNLGLGLAFFATGARLVPAAVAALLGTFEPILGPIWVWLIHSEVPSGRTIIGGMVVVTALLVHIGLEFKRQTRPVRPGVTGMPSPN, encoded by the coding sequence ATGACCGATACCGCATCATCACCGATTGCCGTTTCGCCCGCTGTCTCGCCGCGTGACGAGCGTGTCGGCTTCCTGTTGATATTCCTGTCGGCGCTGATGTGGAGTTTTGGCGGCACTATTGCCCGCTTCATCGACGCCGGCGACAGCTGGACGGTGGTGTTCTGGCGCTCGGTCTGGGCCGCCGCCTTCCTGATCTGCTTCATGATCTGGCGCGACGGCTGGCACGGCACGGTGAGGTTGTTCCGCGGCATGGGCCTGCCCGGCCTTGCCGTGGCGTTCTGCTTCGCCACCGCATCGACTTGCTTCGTCGTGGCGCTTGCCTACACCACCGTCGCCAATATCCTTTTGATGCAAGCCGGCGTGCCGCTCCTGGCGGCGCTGTTTGCCTGGGTGCTGTTTCGCGAACGGGTGGCCGCGGCGACCTGGGTGGCGATTGCCGCCGTCATTGCCGGCGTTGCCATCATGGTATCGGAATCGCTTGATGGCGCCGTGTCTCCCGTCGGCGACGGGTTGGCGCTGCTCATCGCCGTCATGTTTTCGATCGCCACCGTCATCACCCGGCGCTTTGCCCATGTGCGCATGACGCCGGCGACCTGCCTCGGAACGATGCTTGCTGCCGCATTCGCGGCGTCCCAGGCATCGCAATTCGGCGTTTCCAGCAGCGACATGGGCTTCTTGTTTGCATTCGGCGTGGTCAATCTGGGTCTCGGCCTTGCCTTCTTCGCCACCGGCGCCCGGCTTGTTCCGGCGGCCGTTGCAGCACTCCTCGGCACCTTCGAACCGATCCTCGGCCCGATCTGGGTCTGGCTCATCCATTCCGAGGTGCCGTCGGGACGGACCATCATTGGCGGCATGGTGGTGGTCACGGCGCTGCTCGTCCATATCGGGCTCGAATTCAAGCGTCAGACGCGGCCCGTGCGGCCGGGTGTCACGGGCATGCCATCGCCTAATTGA
- a CDS encoding XRE family transcriptional regulator — protein MADQKIFAGPRIRRIRSAKGLTQTAMAEGLGISPSYLNLIERNQRPLTVQLILRLASVYKVDPHELQGEARGSVAALKEVFSDPLLVGELPGDQELIELAEAAPNASAAVIKLFRAYREQAERLSDLNELLAREGRATALSGARLPIDEVHEIFERRPNHFAALEAEAEAFTSVLDPGDDLLGALKAWLKREYGIVVKVLPVATMPNWRRRYDRHSQRLFLSERLSPFDQLREVAMEACLIRMTVAVAGEIQALKLSTDEARRLARFELGRYAAHALMMPYQSFHAAAHRARYDIDVLRSRFGVSFEQAANRLTMLQRPGTSGVPFFMLEVDNAGNRFRKAGSQGFPQSRFGGGCPKLPVHAAFTQPGQIFVEAVEMPDGAEFLCIARTLEGPQGSFSERPRRTALLLGCDIGFRDEIVYGSALPGPAAAAAGKAGQGINPATPIGPACRLCERIGCLARAEPPVTRPLGLDEMVTGLSAFDFQ, from the coding sequence GTGGCCGACCAGAAGATCTTCGCCGGGCCGCGCATCCGCCGCATTCGCAGCGCCAAGGGCCTCACCCAGACGGCGATGGCCGAGGGGCTCGGCATCTCGCCGTCCTATCTCAATCTTATCGAGCGCAACCAGCGGCCGCTGACGGTCCAGCTGATCCTCAGGCTGGCGTCCGTCTACAAGGTCGACCCGCATGAACTGCAGGGCGAGGCGAGGGGGTCGGTCGCCGCCTTGAAGGAGGTGTTTTCAGATCCGCTGCTGGTCGGCGAATTGCCTGGCGACCAGGAGCTGATCGAGCTTGCCGAGGCGGCGCCCAACGCTTCCGCCGCGGTGATAAAACTGTTTCGCGCCTACCGCGAGCAGGCCGAGCGCCTTTCCGACCTCAACGAGCTTCTGGCGCGTGAGGGCCGGGCCACCGCGCTCTCCGGCGCCCGCTTGCCGATCGACGAGGTGCACGAGATTTTCGAGCGCCGGCCGAACCATTTTGCGGCGCTCGAAGCGGAAGCCGAGGCATTCACGTCGGTGCTCGACCCCGGCGACGATCTGCTCGGTGCGCTGAAGGCCTGGCTGAAGCGCGAATACGGCATCGTGGTCAAGGTGCTGCCGGTCGCCACCATGCCGAACTGGCGCCGCCGCTACGACCGCCACTCGCAGCGTCTGTTTCTGTCGGAGCGCCTGTCGCCGTTCGACCAGTTGCGCGAGGTGGCGATGGAGGCCTGCCTGATCCGCATGACGGTCGCGGTAGCAGGCGAGATCCAGGCGCTGAAGCTGAGCACGGATGAGGCCCGCCGGCTCGCCCGCTTCGAGCTTGGCCGCTACGCCGCCCACGCGCTGATGATGCCCTATCAATCCTTTCACGCCGCAGCACACCGTGCGCGTTACGATATCGACGTGCTGCGCTCGCGCTTCGGTGTCTCCTTCGAGCAGGCGGCGAACCGCCTGACTATGCTGCAGCGGCCGGGCACGTCGGGCGTGCCGTTCTTCATGCTCGAGGTCGACAATGCCGGCAACCGCTTCCGCAAGGCGGGCAGCCAGGGTTTTCCGCAAAGCCGCTTCGGCGGCGGTTGCCCAAAACTTCCCGTGCATGCCGCCTTCACCCAGCCCGGCCAGATCTTCGTCGAGGCGGTGGAAATGCCCGACGGCGCCGAGTTCCTCTGCATCGCCCGCACGCTTGAAGGGCCGCAAGGCTCGTTTTCGGAGCGCCCGCGCCGTACCGCGCTTCTGCTGGGTTGCGACATCGGCTTTCGTGACGAGATCGTCTACGGTTCGGCGCTGCCGGGGCCGGCTGCCGCCGCGGCTGGAAAAGCCGGACAGGGCATCAATCCGGCCACGCCGATAGGCCCGGCCTGCCGGCTGTGTGAACGCATCGGCTGCCTTGCCCGCGCCGAGCCGCCGGTGACGCGCCCGCTCGGCCTCGACGAGATGGTGACCGGGTTGAGCGCCTTCGATTTTCAGTGA
- the aceA gene encoding isocitrate lyase, with the protein MTDFYNLVPSAPEGRFDGIERPYSPDDVKRLRGSVQIRQSLAEMGANRLWQLIHEENFVNALGAMSGNQAMQQVRAGLKAIYLSGWQVAADANTASAMYPDQSLYPANAAPELVKRINRTLQRADQIETSEGKGLSVDTWFAPVVADAEAGFGGPLNAFEIMKAFIEAGAAGVHYEDQLASEKKCGHLGGKVLIPTAAHIRNLNAARLAADVMGTPTLVVARTDAEAAKLLTSDIDERDQPFVDYGAGRTVEGFYQVRNGIEPCIARAVAYAPHADLIWCETSKPDLAQAKKFAEGVHRHHPGKLLAYNCSPSFNWKKNLDDATIAKFQKELGAMGYKFQFITLAGFHQLNFGMFELARGYKTRQMAAYSELQEAEFAAETHGYTATKHQREVGTGYFDAVSMAITGGRSSTTAMHESTEHAQFKPAAE; encoded by the coding sequence ATGACCGATTTTTACAACCTCGTCCCCTCGGCGCCGGAAGGCCGCTTCGACGGCATCGAGCGGCCCTATTCGCCAGACGATGTGAAGCGGCTGCGCGGTTCGGTCCAGATCCGGCAGAGCCTCGCCGAGATGGGCGCCAACCGGCTTTGGCAGCTCATCCACGAGGAGAACTTCGTCAACGCGCTCGGCGCCATGTCGGGCAACCAGGCGATGCAGCAGGTCCGGGCCGGGCTGAAGGCGATCTACCTGTCTGGATGGCAGGTCGCCGCCGACGCCAACACCGCATCCGCCATGTATCCGGACCAGTCGCTTTATCCCGCCAATGCGGCGCCCGAACTGGTCAAGCGCATCAACCGCACCCTGCAGCGCGCCGACCAGATCGAGACCTCCGAAGGCAAGGGGCTTTCGGTCGACACATGGTTCGCGCCTGTTGTCGCCGATGCGGAAGCGGGCTTCGGCGGGCCGCTCAATGCCTTCGAGATCATGAAGGCCTTCATCGAGGCGGGCGCCGCCGGCGTCCACTACGAGGACCAGCTGGCTTCGGAGAAGAAGTGCGGTCATCTCGGCGGCAAGGTGCTGATCCCGACCGCCGCACACATCCGCAACCTCAACGCCGCGCGGCTTGCCGCCGACGTCATGGGCACGCCGACGCTGGTCGTCGCGCGCACCGACGCGGAAGCGGCAAAGCTGCTCACCTCCGACATCGACGAGCGCGACCAGCCCTTCGTCGACTACGGCGCCGGCCGCACGGTGGAGGGCTTCTATCAAGTCAGGAACGGCATCGAGCCCTGCATTGCGCGGGCCGTCGCCTACGCGCCCCACGCCGACCTGATCTGGTGCGAAACCTCCAAGCCCGACCTGGCGCAGGCCAAGAAGTTCGCCGAGGGCGTGCACAGGCACCATCCCGGCAAGCTTCTCGCCTATAATTGCTCGCCGTCGTTCAACTGGAAGAAAAACCTCGACGATGCCACGATCGCCAAATTCCAGAAGGAACTCGGCGCCATGGGCTACAAGTTCCAGTTCATCACGCTGGCCGGTTTCCACCAGCTCAATTTTGGCATGTTCGAACTCGCCCGCGGCTACAAGACGCGGCAGATGGCTGCCTACTCCGAACTGCAGGAGGCTGAATTCGCGGCGGAAACCCACGGCTACACCGCGACCAAGCACCAGCGCGAAGTTGGCACCGGCTATTTCGACGCCGTGTCGATGGCCATCACCGGTGGCCGGTCTTCGACCACGGCCATGCATGAATCGACCGAGCACGCCCAGTTCAAACCGGCGGCGGAATAG
- a CDS encoding response regulator, which translates to MLADFTRVLVVGKSPVNRVVVSKIVERSGLKPVSESPETAAATLRSLIPGAVVLDGGADNKDCDALMSGIDALRRTSGKSVPSVILLSTKNGTPESLGLSSIVDAVVVKPITTERLQPVIDHFIGLGRS; encoded by the coding sequence ATGCTCGCGGACTTCACCCGCGTGCTCGTCGTCGGAAAGTCGCCGGTCAACCGGGTGGTGGTTTCGAAAATCGTCGAACGGTCCGGGCTCAAACCGGTCTCGGAATCGCCCGAAACGGCAGCGGCGACGTTGCGATCGCTCATTCCCGGCGCTGTCGTCCTCGATGGCGGAGCGGACAACAAGGACTGCGACGCGCTGATGTCGGGTATCGATGCGTTGCGCCGAACGTCGGGCAAGTCGGTCCCCTCGGTGATCCTGCTTTCAACCAAGAATGGCACACCGGAGAGCCTCGGCCTGTCGAGCATCGTCGATGCGGTGGTCGTCAAACCGATCACGACCGAACGGCTGCAGCCGGTGATCGACCATTTCATCGGGCTCGGGCGCAGCTAG
- a CDS encoding Fur family transcriptional regulator produces MSSEQTIAALCRKLGLRITGPRRVIMRVLSESSDHPDVVELHRRVVAIEPTIALATVYRTVSLLREKGILERHTFGDGRARYETVPREHHDHLINIETGDVVEFQSAEIERLQEEIARQHGFTIISHRLEIYVKPIQKTRRSRQSRK; encoded by the coding sequence ATGTCCTCAGAACAGACCATCGCCGCGCTTTGCAGGAAACTCGGACTGCGCATCACAGGTCCGCGCCGCGTCATCATGCGCGTTCTATCCGAATCCAGCGACCATCCGGATGTGGTGGAACTCCACCGCCGCGTTGTCGCCATCGAGCCGACGATCGCGCTCGCCACTGTCTATCGCACCGTCAGCCTTCTGCGCGAAAAGGGCATTCTGGAGCGGCACACCTTTGGCGATGGGCGCGCCAGATACGAAACCGTCCCCCGTGAGCATCACGACCATCTCATCAACATCGAGACGGGAGATGTCGTCGAATTTCAGTCGGCGGAGATCGAGCGGCTCCAGGAGGAGATCGCCCGACAGCACGGATTCACGATCATCAGCCACAGACTGGAGATCTACGTGAAGCCGATTCAGAAAACGCGGCGCTCTCGTCAATCCAGAAAATGA
- a CDS encoding metal ABC transporter permease, producing the protein MSIVDTLLTPFQFGFMVNALIVSVLVAVPTALLSCFLVLKGWSLMGDAISHAVFPGVVIAYIVGFPYSVGAFAAGMICALATGFLKDNSRIKQDTVMGIVFSGMFGLGLVLYVKIQSNVHLDHILFGDVLGIGLRDIVETGLIAAITAGIIGIKWRDFLLHAFDPAQARAVGLRVNLLHYGLLCLISLTIVGALKAVGIIMAIAMLIAPGAIAFLLTRKFSAMLILSVAIAVAASFLGVYLSFFIDSAPAPTIVLMLSAAFIAAFAVTTLKVGRMGIGEEA; encoded by the coding sequence ATGAGCATCGTCGATACGCTGCTTACTCCCTTCCAGTTCGGCTTCATGGTCAATGCCCTGATTGTTTCGGTTCTGGTCGCTGTGCCGACGGCGTTGCTCTCCTGCTTCCTCGTTCTCAAGGGCTGGTCGCTGATGGGCGACGCCATCAGCCACGCCGTCTTTCCCGGCGTGGTCATCGCATACATCGTTGGATTCCCCTATTCGGTCGGTGCCTTCGCCGCCGGGATGATCTGCGCTCTCGCAACCGGCTTTCTCAAGGACAACAGCCGCATCAAGCAGGACACGGTAATGGGCATCGTCTTCTCCGGCATGTTCGGCCTCGGCCTGGTGCTTTACGTAAAGATCCAGTCCAACGTGCATCTCGACCACATATTGTTCGGCGACGTGCTGGGCATCGGCCTGCGCGACATCGTTGAAACGGGGCTCATTGCTGCGATCACGGCCGGCATCATCGGGATCAAGTGGCGCGACTTCCTGCTGCACGCCTTCGACCCGGCCCAGGCTCGCGCGGTTGGTCTTCGGGTCAATCTGCTCCATTACGGCCTGCTTTGCCTGATCTCGCTCACCATCGTCGGCGCGCTGAAGGCGGTCGGCATCATCATGGCCATCGCTATGCTGATCGCGCCTGGCGCCATCGCCTTCCTGCTGACAAGGAAATTCAGCGCCATGCTGATCTTGTCGGTGGCGATCGCGGTCGCCGCCTCGTTTCTCGGTGTCTATCTGTCCTTCTTCATCGATAGTGCACCGGCGCCGACCATCGTTCTCATGCTGTCCGCCGCCTTCATCGCGGCCTTTGCCGTCACCACGCTCAAAGTGGGCCGAATGGGGATTGGCGAGGAGGCTTAG
- the sitC gene encoding iron/manganese ABC transporter permease subunit SitC: MSVLLEPFGYEYMLNAMWVSALVGGVCAFLSCYLMLKGWSLIGDALSHSIVPGVAGAYMLGLPFSIGAFFSGGLAAAAMLFLNQRTKLKEDAIIGLIFSSFFGLGLFMVSLSPTSVNIQTIVLGNILAITPEDTLQLAIIGFVSLAILLVKWKDLMVVFFDESHARSIGLNPSALKIMFFTLLSASTVAALQTVGAFLVICMVVTPGATAYLLTDRFPRLLVIAVFIGAATSFTGAYASYFLDGATGGIIVVLQTLIFLAAFFFAPKHGMLAARRRAASALEASP, encoded by the coding sequence ATGAGTGTCCTGCTCGAGCCGTTCGGCTACGAATATATGCTCAATGCCATGTGGGTGTCCGCCTTGGTCGGCGGTGTCTGCGCCTTCCTGTCCTGCTATCTGATGCTGAAAGGCTGGTCGCTGATCGGCGACGCGCTCTCGCATTCGATCGTGCCGGGCGTCGCCGGCGCCTATATGCTGGGCCTTCCCTTCTCGATCGGCGCCTTTTTCTCCGGCGGGCTCGCCGCTGCGGCGATGCTCTTCCTCAACCAGCGCACCAAGCTGAAGGAGGACGCCATCATCGGCCTGATCTTCTCCTCCTTCTTCGGCCTCGGCCTGTTCATGGTGTCGCTGTCACCGACCTCCGTGAACATCCAGACGATCGTGCTCGGCAATATCCTGGCCATCACCCCGGAAGACACGCTTCAGCTCGCCATCATAGGCTTCGTCTCGCTCGCCATCCTGCTGGTGAAATGGAAGGACCTGATGGTGGTCTTCTTCGACGAGAGCCATGCCCGCTCGATCGGCCTCAACCCGAGCGCGCTCAAGATCATGTTCTTCACGCTGCTATCGGCCTCCACGGTCGCCGCGCTTCAGACCGTCGGCGCCTTTCTCGTCATCTGCATGGTGGTGACGCCCGGCGCGACCGCCTATCTTCTGACGGACCGCTTTCCGCGCCTGCTCGTCATCGCGGTTTTCATCGGCGCGGCCACGAGTTTCACCGGCGCCTATGCCAGCTACTTCCTCGACGGCGCCACCGGCGGCATCATCGTCGTGCTGCAGACGCTGATCTTTCTCGCCGCGTTCTTCTTCGCTCCCAAGCACGGAATGCTGGCAGCTCGCCGCCGCGCGGCGAGCGCCTTGGAGGCCAGCCCATGA
- a CDS encoding manganese/iron ABC transporter ATP-binding protein produces MNAAVPPLAPVSEDAGGGLAVRGATVTYRNGQTALRDASFEIPTGTITALVGVNGSGKSTLFKAIMGFVRLAKGEILVLGQPAAAALRKNVVAYVPQAEEVDWNFPVLVEDVVMMGRYGHMGMMRLPKAADREAVTAALARVGMSDFRKRQIGELSGGQKKRVFLARALAQDGRVILLDEPFTGVDVRTEDAIVELLRALRNEGRVMLVSTHNLGSVPEFCDRAVLLRNTVLAYGPTGQTFTQANLEKAFGGVLRHFVLGGAGLHEDDDKRRLAVITDDERPLVFYGENGAMQQKMREPDE; encoded by the coding sequence ATGAACGCAGCCGTTCCGCCTCTTGCCCCCGTGTCCGAGGATGCGGGAGGCGGTCTCGCCGTCCGGGGCGCGACCGTCACCTACCGCAACGGCCAAACGGCGCTGCGGGATGCGAGCTTTGAAATTCCGACAGGCACGATCACGGCACTTGTCGGTGTCAACGGCTCGGGCAAGTCGACGCTGTTCAAAGCCATCATGGGCTTCGTGCGGCTGGCAAAGGGAGAGATTCTTGTTCTCGGACAGCCGGCCGCGGCCGCGCTGAGGAAGAACGTCGTCGCCTATGTGCCGCAGGCCGAGGAGGTTGACTGGAACTTTCCAGTCCTGGTCGAGGACGTCGTCATGATGGGCCGCTACGGCCATATGGGCATGATGCGCCTCCCGAAGGCGGCTGATCGTGAGGCGGTTACGGCCGCGCTTGCGCGTGTCGGCATGAGCGATTTCCGTAAGCGCCAGATCGGCGAGCTTTCGGGCGGGCAGAAGAAGCGCGTCTTTCTCGCTCGGGCGCTGGCGCAGGACGGGCGCGTCATCCTGCTCGACGAGCCCTTCACCGGCGTCGACGTCAGGACCGAGGACGCTATCGTCGAACTGCTGCGCGCGCTCCGGAACGAAGGCCGAGTGATGCTGGTCTCGACGCACAATCTGGGTAGCGTGCCGGAATTCTGCGACCGTGCCGTGCTGCTCCGGAACACGGTCCTTGCCTACGGGCCGACAGGCCAGACCTTCACGCAGGCGAACCTGGAAAAGGCTTTTGGCGGCGTCTTGCGCCATTTCGTGCTGGGCGGCGCCGGACTGCATGAGGACGACGACAAGCGCCGCCTTGCCGTCATCACCGACGACGAGCGGCCACTGGTCTTCTACGGAGAGAACGGCGCCATGCAGCAAAAGATGCGGGAACCGGACGAATGA
- a CDS encoding metal ABC transporter substrate-binding protein yields MIERYGRLVVVGLMAAVFAAAVALSPAKAQEKFKAVTTFTVIADMAKNVAGDAAIVESITKPGAEIHNYAPTPGDIQRAQGAQLILWNGLGLELWFEKFFQNLSDVPGAVVSEGVQPMSIAEGPYTGKPNPHAWMSPTSALIYVDNIRDAFVEHDPAHAETYKANAEAYKAKIEAAVAPIRDKLASIPQDKRWLVSSEGAFSYLARDFELKELYLWPINADQQGTPRQVRKVIDAVRENKIVAVFSESTVSDKPARQVARETGAHYGGVLYVDSLSQADGPVPTYIDLLRVTSDTIQKGLATGLSQ; encoded by the coding sequence ATGATCGAGAGATACGGGCGATTGGTTGTTGTCGGGTTGATGGCTGCGGTGTTCGCTGCGGCAGTGGCTTTAAGCCCAGCGAAGGCGCAGGAAAAATTCAAGGCCGTGACGACCTTCACCGTCATCGCCGACATGGCGAAGAACGTGGCGGGCGACGCAGCAATCGTGGAATCGATCACAAAGCCGGGCGCAGAAATCCACAATTACGCGCCAACGCCGGGTGACATTCAGCGCGCCCAGGGCGCACAGCTCATTCTGTGGAACGGGCTCGGCCTCGAACTCTGGTTCGAGAAATTCTTCCAGAACCTCAGCGACGTGCCCGGCGCTGTCGTCTCTGAGGGCGTCCAACCGATGAGCATCGCCGAGGGACCCTATACGGGCAAACCGAATCCGCATGCGTGGATGTCGCCGACAAGCGCGCTGATCTACGTCGACAATATCCGCGACGCCTTCGTCGAGCACGATCCGGCGCATGCCGAGACCTACAAGGCCAACGCAGAAGCCTACAAGGCAAAGATAGAGGCGGCCGTCGCGCCGATCCGCGATAAGCTTGCCTCGATCCCGCAGGACAAGCGCTGGCTGGTGTCGAGCGAAGGCGCTTTCTCCTACCTCGCACGCGATTTCGAGCTGAAGGAGCTTTATTTGTGGCCGATCAACGCTGACCAGCAAGGCACCCCGCGGCAGGTTCGCAAGGTGATCGACGCCGTCAGGGAAAACAAGATCGTCGCCGTCTTCAGCGAAAGCACCGTGTCCGACAAGCCGGCTCGGCAGGTCGCGCGCGAGACCGGAGCGCATTACGGCGGCGTGCTCTATGTCGACTCTCTCAGCCAGGCGGACGGCCCGGTGCCGACCTATATCGACCTGCTGCGGGTGACATCGGATACGATTCAGAAAGGCCTCGCCACAGGGCTGTCGCAATGA
- a CDS encoding HAD family hydrolase: protein MQNNHELTTIGFDADDTLWQNEQFFRMTERRFAALLADHAEEQHISARLLEAEKRNLAVYGFGIKGFTLSMIETAIEITGGRAPASVIAEILAAGREMLSHPIEALPHAREAVEELAGAYRLVLITKGDLFDQERKLAQSGLGDLFDAVEIVSDKSPATYARIFSRHGDGAEKSMMVGNSLKSDVVPAIEAGSWGIHVPHELTWVLEHVEPPVTAPRFRQIADLSELPRLIESIGKAG from the coding sequence ATGCAGAACAATCATGAATTGACCACCATCGGCTTCGACGCCGACGACACGCTCTGGCAGAACGAGCAGTTCTTCCGCATGACCGAGAGGCGCTTTGCCGCGCTGCTTGCCGATCATGCCGAGGAACAGCACATTTCGGCAAGATTGCTGGAGGCCGAGAAGCGCAACCTCGCCGTCTACGGCTTCGGCATCAAGGGGTTTACCCTGTCAATGATCGAAACGGCGATCGAGATTACCGGGGGCCGCGCGCCGGCCTCGGTCATCGCCGAAATTCTTGCCGCGGGTCGCGAGATGCTTAGCCATCCGATCGAGGCGCTGCCCCATGCGCGCGAAGCCGTGGAAGAGCTGGCAGGCGCGTATCGCCTGGTGCTGATCACCAAGGGCGACCTCTTCGATCAGGAACGCAAGCTGGCGCAATCCGGTCTGGGTGACCTGTTCGATGCCGTCGAGATCGTCAGCGACAAGAGCCCCGCCACGTATGCCCGCATCTTCAGTCGCCACGGCGATGGCGCCGAAAAAAGCATGATGGTCGGCAATTCGCTGAAGTCGGACGTGGTACCGGCCATCGAGGCCGGCAGTTGGGGCATCCACGTGCCGCATGAACTGACCTGGGTGCTGGAACATGTCGAGCCGCCGGTCACCGCGCCTCGCTTCCGCCAGATCGCCGATCTCTCTGAATTGCCCCGGCTGATCGAAAGCATCGGGAAAGCCGGCTGA